In one Oscillospiraceae bacterium genomic region, the following are encoded:
- the rplW gene encoding 50S ribosomal protein L23, translating to MATTAYDIIKRPIITEQSMAATEMKKYTFEVAKRANKIEIAKAVEEIFGVKVAKVNTLNMQGKEKRNGRYPAGRRPSWKKAMVTLTEDSKTIEFFEGMV from the coding sequence ATGGCTACCACCGCTTATGACATTATTAAGCGCCCCATCATCACCGAGCAGTCCATGGCCGCGACCGAGATGAAGAAATACACCTTCGAGGTGGCCAAGCGCGCGAACAAGATTGAAATTGCCAAGGCCGTCGAGGAGATCTTCGGCGTCAAGGTCGCCAAGGTCAACACCCTGAACATGCAGGGCAAGGAGAAGCGCAACGGCCGTTACCCCGCCGGCCGCCGTCCCTCCTGGAAGAAGGCCATGGTCACCCTCACCGAGGACTCCAAGACCATCGAGTTCTTCGAAGGCATGGTGTAA
- the rplD gene encoding 50S ribosomal protein L4: MPKATVVNMAGTKVGEVELSEAVFGIEPNEAVVHAVVKNHLANCRQGTQSALTRAEVSGGGIKPWRQKGTGRARQGSTRAPQWTHGGIVFAPKPRDYSYTLNKKVKRLALKSVLSAKAQEGSVIVVDGLNLDEIKTKAMKGFLDAVGAGKSVVVTNEVNENVVKSARNIPGVLTTTAKLLSVYDIVNAKQLIVDKAALAVIEEVFA, encoded by the coding sequence ATGCCTAAGGCAACTGTTGTAAACATGGCCGGCACGAAGGTCGGCGAAGTGGAGCTCTCCGAAGCTGTGTTCGGGATCGAGCCCAACGAGGCCGTTGTCCACGCCGTGGTCAAGAACCACCTGGCCAACTGCCGTCAGGGTACCCAGAGTGCCCTCACCCGCGCCGAGGTCTCCGGCGGCGGCATCAAGCCCTGGCGCCAGAAGGGCACCGGACGCGCCCGCCAGGGCAGCACCCGCGCCCCCCAGTGGACCCACGGCGGCATCGTGTTCGCCCCCAAGCCCCGCGATTACAGCTACACCCTCAACAAGAAGGTGAAGCGCCTGGCCCTGAAGTCCGTCCTCTCCGCCAAAGCCCAGGAGGGCAGCGTCATCGTGGTGGACGGCCTGAATCTCGACGAGATTAAGACGAAGGCCATGAAGGGCTTCCTGGACGCCGTCGGCGCCGGCAAGTCCGTCGTGGTAACCAACGAGGTCAACGAGAACGTGGTCAAGTCCGCCCGGAACATCCCCGGCGTGCTGACCACCACCGCGAAGCTCCTGAGCGTGTACGACATCGTAAACGCCAAGCAGCTGATTGTGGATAAGGCGGCCCTGGCCGTCATCGAGGAGGTGTTTGCGTAA
- the rpsQ gene encoding 30S ribosomal protein S17, with translation MENRTSSRKTRVGLVVSDKMDKTVVVAVADRVAHPLYKKIVKRTYKLKAHDENNECGVGDRVKVMETRPLSKDKRWRVVEIIEKAK, from the coding sequence ATGGAAAACAGAACTTCTTCCCGTAAGACCAGAGTCGGCCTGGTGGTCTCCGATAAGATGGACAAAACCGTCGTGGTGGCCGTGGCTGACCGTGTGGCCCATCCCCTGTACAAGAAGATTGTCAAGAGAACCTATAAGCTCAAAGCCCACGACGAGAACAACGAGTGCGGTGTGGGTGACCGCGTGAAGGTCATGGAGACCCGCCCGCTGTCCAAGGACAAGCGTTGGCGCGTGGTCGAAATCATCGAAAAAGCGAAGTAA
- a CDS encoding 30S ribosomal protein S14 yields the protein MAKKSMILKQQRTPKFSSRGYNRCKICGRPHAYLRDYGICRICFRELAYKGQIPGVKKASW from the coding sequence ATGGCGAAAAAGTCTATGATTCTCAAGCAGCAGCGCACGCCCAAGTTCTCCAGCCGCGGCTACAACCGCTGCAAGATCTGCGGCCGGCCCCACGCCTACCTGCGCGACTACGGCATCTGCCGTATCTGCTTCCGCGAGCTGGCTTACAAAGGTCAGATCCCCGGCGTGAAGAAGGCGAGCTGGTAA
- the rplC gene encoding 50S ribosomal protein L3: MEKAIIGKKVGMTQIFDADGKVIPVTVIEAGPCTVVQKKTVEKDGYNAVQLGYGDVAEKKLSKPEAGHLKKAGDALKKDLKEFKLNDCDALSVGDEVKVDVFAEGDRVDVTGTSKGKGYAGVIKRWGAGRTPMSHGGGPVHRHAGSMGSSTDPSRIFKGKIGAGHMGDEQVTVLNLDVVKVDAELGILAVRGAIPGAKGSLVYLRNSVINVKEKGAAAGISANPQKASARVNPQKASARNK, from the coding sequence ATGGAAAAGGCCATTATCGGCAAGAAGGTCGGCATGACGCAGATCTTTGACGCCGACGGCAAGGTCATCCCGGTCACCGTCATCGAGGCGGGCCCCTGCACCGTGGTGCAGAAGAAGACCGTGGAGAAGGACGGCTACAACGCCGTGCAGCTGGGCTACGGCGACGTGGCTGAGAAGAAGCTGTCCAAGCCCGAGGCGGGCCACCTGAAGAAGGCCGGCGACGCCCTGAAGAAGGACCTCAAGGAGTTCAAGCTCAACGACTGCGACGCCCTCAGCGTGGGCGACGAGGTCAAGGTCGACGTGTTCGCCGAGGGCGACCGCGTGGACGTGACCGGCACCAGCAAGGGCAAGGGCTACGCCGGCGTCATCAAGCGCTGGGGCGCCGGGCGCACCCCCATGAGCCACGGCGGCGGCCCCGTGCATCGTCACGCGGGCTCCATGGGCTCCAGCACCGACCCCTCCCGGATCTTCAAGGGCAAGATCGGCGCCGGCCACATGGGCGACGAGCAGGTCACCGTGCTGAACCTGGACGTGGTGAAGGTGGACGCCGAGCTGGGCATCCTGGCCGTGCGCGGCGCCATCCCCGGCGCCAAGGGCAGCCTGGTCTACCTGCGCAACAGCGTCATCAACGTCAAGGAGAAGGGCGCCGCGGCCGGCATCAGCGCCAACCCGCAGAAGGCCTCCGCCCGCGTCAATCCCCAGAAGGCTTCCGCCCGTAACAAGTAA
- the rpsJ gene encoding 30S ribosomal protein S10, with protein MAAQKEMIRIRLKAYDHQLIDQSAEKIVETAKRTGASVSGPIPLPTKKEVVTILRAVHKYKDSREQFERRTHKRLIDILKPSPKTVEALMSLELPAGVEIEIKL; from the coding sequence ATGGCAGCTCAGAAAGAAATGATCCGCATCCGCCTCAAGGCCTATGACCACCAGCTTATCGACCAGAGCGCCGAGAAGATTGTGGAGACCGCCAAGCGCACCGGCGCTTCCGTGTCCGGCCCCATCCCCCTGCCCACCAAGAAAGAGGTCGTGACCATCCTGCGCGCCGTCCATAAGTACAAGGACAGCCGCGAGCAGTTCGAGCGCCGCACCCACAAGCGCCTGATCGACATCCTCAAGCCCTCCCCCAAGACCGTGGAGGCCCTGATGAGCCTGGAGCTCCCCGCCGGCGTGGAGATTGAGATCAAGCTGTAA
- a CDS encoding 50S ribosomal protein L16, with protein sequence MLLPKRVKYRRVHRGRMKGKAMRGNTVTYGEWGLQATEPCWITSNQIEAARIAMTRHTKRGGKVWIKIFPDKPVTEKPAETRMGSGKGSPEYWVAVVKPGRVMFEIAGVSEETAREALRLASHKLPVKCKIVKKETAETENGGE encoded by the coding sequence ATGCTGCTGCCTAAGAGAGTGAAATACCGCCGCGTGCACCGCGGGCGCATGAAGGGCAAGGCCATGCGCGGCAACACCGTCACCTACGGTGAGTGGGGTCTGCAGGCCACCGAGCCCTGCTGGATCACCTCCAACCAGATCGAGGCCGCCCGTATCGCCATGACCCGCCACACCAAGCGCGGCGGCAAGGTCTGGATCAAGATTTTCCCCGACAAGCCGGTTACCGAGAAGCCCGCCGAGACCCGCATGGGCTCCGGCAAGGGCTCCCCCGAGTACTGGGTGGCCGTGGTCAAGCCCGGCCGCGTCATGTTCGAGATCGCCGGCGTCTCCGAGGAGACCGCCCGCGAGGCACTGCGTCTCGCCTCCCACAAGCTGCCCGTCAAGTGCAAGATTGTGAAGAAAGAGACCGCCGAGACCGAGAATGGTGGTGAATAA
- the rpmC gene encoding 50S ribosomal protein L29 produces the protein MMKANEVRKMSAAELEAKLGDLKKDLFQLRLQHATNQLDNPIKIAEVKKDIARVKTIIREQQLAGR, from the coding sequence ATGATGAAGGCAAATGAAGTCCGCAAGATGAGCGCCGCCGAGCTTGAGGCCAAGCTGGGCGACCTGAAGAAGGACCTGTTCCAGCTCCGTCTTCAGCATGCCACCAACCAGCTCGACAACCCCATCAAGATCGCCGAGGTCAAGAAGGATATTGCCCGAGTCAAGACCATTATCCGTGAGCAGCAGCTCGCAGGCCGATAA
- the rplB gene encoding 50S ribosomal protein L2, whose protein sequence is MAIRTYKPTTPSRRHMTVSAFEGIDKKAKPERSLTESLKKNAGRNSYGRITVRHRGGGNKKKYRIIDFKRQRDGDVATVLRLEYDPNRSANIALIQYEDGEKAYILAPVGLKAGHKIVSGPQADILPGNCLPIANIPTGELIHNIELYPGKGAQLVRSAGVSAQLMAKENGMAQVRLPSGEVRYVREECKACIGQVGNTDHGNIQLGKAGRKRHMGWRPTVRGSVMNPCDHPHGGGEGKSPVGRPGPVTPWGKPAMGYKTRKKKNPTEQFIVKHRGAK, encoded by the coding sequence ATGGCTATTAGAACTTATAAGCCCACGACGCCCTCCCGCCGCCACATGACGGTGAGCGCCTTCGAGGGCATCGACAAGAAGGCCAAGCCCGAGCGCAGCCTGACCGAGAGCCTGAAAAAGAACGCCGGGCGCAACAGCTACGGCCGCATCACCGTCCGCCACCGCGGCGGCGGCAACAAGAAGAAGTACCGCATCATCGACTTCAAGCGCCAGCGTGACGGCGACGTGGCCACCGTGCTGCGCCTGGAGTACGACCCCAACCGCTCCGCCAACATCGCCCTCATCCAGTATGAGGACGGCGAGAAGGCCTATATCCTGGCTCCCGTGGGCCTGAAGGCCGGCCACAAGATTGTCTCCGGCCCCCAGGCCGACATCCTGCCCGGCAACTGCCTGCCCATCGCCAACATCCCCACCGGCGAGCTCATCCACAACATCGAGCTCTACCCCGGCAAGGGCGCCCAGCTGGTGCGCAGCGCCGGCGTCTCCGCCCAGCTGATGGCCAAGGAGAACGGCATGGCCCAGGTGCGCCTGCCCTCCGGCGAGGTGCGCTATGTGCGCGAGGAGTGCAAGGCCTGCATCGGCCAGGTCGGCAACACCGACCACGGCAACATCCAGCTCGGCAAGGCCGGCCGGAAGCGCCACATGGGCTGGCGGCCCACCGTCCGCGGCAGCGTCATGAACCCCTGTGACCACCCCCACGGCGGCGGCGAGGGCAAGAGCCCCGTGGGCCGTCCCGGACCTGTCACTCCCTGGGGCAAGCCTGCGATGGGTTACAAGACCCGTAAGAAGAAGAACCCCACCGAGCAGTTCATCGTCAAGCACCGCGGTGCGAAGTAA
- the rplX gene encoding 50S ribosomal protein L24 has product MNKMSIKKDDTVIVLSGKDKGKKGKVLEVFPKDAKVVVEKVNIVSRHTKPRKQGEQGGIIKKEAPVYACKVQRVCPKCDKPTRPAHKVLADGKKVRVCKKCGAEI; this is encoded by the coding sequence ATGAACAAAATGAGCATCAAGAAGGACGATACCGTCATCGTCCTGTCCGGTAAGGACAAGGGCAAGAAGGGCAAGGTCCTGGAGGTATTCCCCAAGGACGCCAAGGTCGTCGTGGAGAAGGTCAACATCGTCTCCCGCCACACCAAGCCCCGCAAGCAGGGCGAGCAGGGCGGCATCATCAAGAAGGAAGCCCCCGTGTACGCCTGCAAGGTGCAGCGCGTGTGCCCCAAGTGCGACAAGCCCACCCGGCCCGCCCACAAGGTGCTGGCCGACGGCAAGAAGGTCCGCGTCTGCAAGAAGTGCGGCGCCGAAATCTAA
- the rplR gene encoding 50S ribosomal protein L18 — protein MINRPDTNAQRLKRHKRVRGKISGTPERPRLNVFRSGTNIYAQIIDDVAGKTLVAASSLEKDFEGKGSGCEAAKKVGQTVAERAKAAGITAVVFDRGGYVYHGRVQALAEGAREGGLEF, from the coding sequence ATGATCAACAGACCCGATACCAACGCCCAGCGGCTTAAGCGTCATAAGCGCGTGCGCGGAAAAATCTCCGGCACGCCCGAGAGGCCCCGTCTCAACGTGTTCCGCAGCGGCACCAACATCTACGCCCAGATCATCGACGATGTGGCGGGCAAGACCCTGGTCGCCGCTTCCTCCCTGGAGAAGGATTTCGAGGGCAAGGGCTCCGGCTGCGAGGCCGCCAAGAAGGTCGGCCAGACCGTGGCTGAGCGCGCCAAGGCCGCCGGCATCACCGCCGTCGTCTTTGACCGCGGCGGCTATGTCTACCACGGCCGCGTGCAGGCCCTGGCCGAGGGCGCCCGCGAGGGCGGCCTGGAATTTTAA
- the rplF gene encoding 50S ribosomal protein L6 yields MSRIGRMPISIPAGVEVKIEGSNLVTVKGPKGTLTQQLHPNMTIAQEGGELHVTRPNDAKENRSLHGLTRTLLSNMITGVTEGFKKELDVNGVGYRVAKDGKKLVMNLGFSHQVIMEEIEGITIDVPGPNKIIISGADKQKVGQFAAEVREKRPPEPYKGKGIKYTDEVIRRKEGKTGVKKK; encoded by the coding sequence ATGTCTAGAATCGGAAGAATGCCGATCTCCATCCCCGCCGGCGTGGAAGTGAAGATCGAAGGGAGCAACCTGGTTACCGTGAAGGGCCCCAAGGGCACCCTCACCCAGCAGCTCCACCCCAATATGACCATCGCCCAGGAGGGCGGCGAGCTGCACGTCACCCGTCCCAACGACGCCAAGGAGAACCGCTCCCTGCACGGCCTGACCCGCACCCTGCTCAGCAACATGATTACGGGCGTCACCGAGGGCTTCAAGAAGGAGCTGGATGTGAACGGCGTGGGCTACCGTGTGGCGAAGGACGGCAAGAAGCTGGTCATGAACCTGGGCTTCTCCCATCAGGTCATCATGGAGGAGATCGAGGGCATCACCATCGACGTGCCCGGCCCCAACAAGATTATCATCAGCGGCGCCGACAAGCAGAAGGTCGGCCAGTTCGCCGCCGAAGTGAGAGAGAAACGTCCGCCCGAGCCTTACAAGGGCAAGGGGATCAAATACACTGACGAGGTCATCCGCCGCAAGGAAGGCAAGACCGGCGTCAAGAAGAAATAA
- the rpsS gene encoding 30S ribosomal protein S19 translates to MSRSIKKGPFCAPELLKRVDDMNKTGEKKVLKTWSRASTIFPSFVGHTFAVHDGRKHVPVYVTEDMVGHKLGEFAPTRTFRGHAGAKSGK, encoded by the coding sequence ATGAGCAGAAGTATCAAGAAAGGCCCCTTTTGCGCTCCCGAGCTGCTGAAGCGGGTCGACGACATGAACAAGACCGGCGAGAAGAAGGTGCTCAAGACCTGGAGCCGCGCCTCCACCATCTTCCCCTCCTTCGTCGGACACACCTTTGCCGTGCATGACGGGCGCAAGCACGTGCCCGTGTACGTGACCGAGGACATGGTGGGCCACAAGCTGGGCGAGTTCGCCCCCACCCGTACCTTCCGGGGTCACGCCGGCGCCAAATCCGGCAAGTAA
- the rpsH gene encoding 30S ribosomal protein S8, translating to MHITDPVADMLTRIRNANNAKHDTVDVPASNMKKSIAQILLDEGYIKNFQLIDDGTQGVIRVTLKYNAGKEKVITGLRRVSKPGLRVYAGAEELPRVLRGLGIAIVSTSKGVMTDKAARAAHVGGEVLAFVW from the coding sequence ATGCATATTACCGATCCTGTTGCGGATATGCTCACCCGCATCCGCAACGCGAACAATGCCAAGCATGACACCGTGGACGTGCCTGCGTCCAACATGAAGAAGTCCATCGCGCAGATCCTGCTGGATGAGGGCTATATCAAGAACTTCCAGCTCATCGACGATGGCACCCAGGGCGTGATCCGCGTCACGCTGAAGTACAACGCCGGCAAGGAAAAGGTCATCACCGGCCTGCGCCGCGTTTCCAAGCCCGGCCTGCGCGTCTATGCGGGCGCCGAGGAGCTGCCCCGCGTGCTGCGCGGCCTGGGTATCGCAATCGTGTCCACGTCCAAGGGCGTCATGACCGACAAGGCGGCCCGCGCTGCCCATGTCGGCGGCGAGGTCCTTGCGTTTGTGTGGTAA
- the rplV gene encoding 50S ribosomal protein L22: MEAKAHLRYARISPRKVQIVCDLIRGKSVAQANAILMATPKAASELMLKLLKSAASNAENNHSMDPEKLYVSEVFACPGPIIKRMMPRAQGRAYRINKRTSHITIAVAER, encoded by the coding sequence ATGGAAGCTAAAGCACATCTGAGATATGCCCGCATCTCTCCCCGCAAGGTCCAGATTGTCTGCGACCTGATCCGCGGCAAGAGCGTGGCACAGGCCAACGCCATCCTCATGGCCACCCCCAAGGCGGCCAGCGAGCTTATGCTCAAGCTCCTCAAGAGCGCCGCGTCCAACGCGGAGAACAACCACTCGATGGATCCTGAGAAGCTGTACGTGTCCGAGGTCTTTGCCTGCCCCGGCCCCATCATCAAGCGGATGATGCCCCGGGCCCAGGGCCGGGCCTACCGGATCAACAAGCGCACTTCCCACATCACCATCGCCGTGGCTGAGCGCTAA
- a CDS encoding 50S ribosomal protein L5 — protein MADKKMPNLKAKYQAEVAPALMQKFGYKSPMQIPRLDKIVVNCGCGEARDNAKVLEAVVGDLTKITGQKAIITKAKKSVANFKLREGMPIGAKVTLRGDRMWEFLDRLFNVALPRVRDFRGINPNAFDGRGNYALGVKEQLIFPEIEYDKIDKIRGMDIVLCTTAHSDEEAKELLSLIGAPFAR, from the coding sequence ATGGCTGACAAGAAAATGCCCAACCTGAAAGCGAAGTACCAGGCCGAGGTCGCTCCTGCTCTGATGCAGAAGTTCGGCTACAAGAGCCCCATGCAGATTCCCCGCCTGGACAAGATCGTCGTCAACTGCGGCTGCGGCGAGGCCCGGGACAACGCCAAGGTGCTGGAGGCCGTCGTGGGCGATCTGACCAAGATCACCGGCCAGAAGGCCATCATCACCAAGGCCAAGAAGTCCGTGGCCAACTTCAAGCTGCGCGAGGGCATGCCCATCGGCGCGAAGGTCACCCTCCGGGGCGACCGCATGTGGGAGTTTTTGGACCGCCTGTTTAACGTGGCCCTGCCCCGCGTGCGCGACTTCCGCGGCATCAACCCCAACGCCTTCGACGGCCGCGGCAACTATGCCCTGGGCGTGAAGGAGCAGCTCATCTTCCCCGAGATCGAGTACGACAAAATCGACAAGATCCGCGGCATGGACATTGTGCTGTGCACCACCGCGCATTCTGACGAAGAGGCCAAGGAGCTGCTCTCGCTCATCGGCGCTCCCTTCGCCCGCTAA
- the rplN gene encoding 50S ribosomal protein L14: protein MIQQETYLKVADNTGAKEIKTIRVLGGSKRKYGNIGDVVVASVRKAQPGGTVKKGEVVKAVIVRSAKGIRRADGSYVRFDDNAAVLIKDDKNPRGTRIFGPVARELRDKDYMKILSLAPEVL from the coding sequence ATGATTCAGCAGGAAACTTACCTGAAGGTTGCCGATAACACCGGCGCCAAGGAAATTAAGACCATCCGCGTGCTGGGCGGCTCCAAGCGCAAGTACGGCAACATCGGCGACGTCGTTGTGGCCAGCGTGCGCAAGGCCCAGCCCGGCGGCACGGTGAAGAAGGGCGAGGTCGTCAAGGCCGTTATCGTCCGCTCCGCCAAGGGCATCCGCCGCGCCGACGGCAGCTACGTGCGTTTCGACGACAATGCCGCCGTCCTCATCAAGGACGACAAGAATCCCCGCGGGACCCGCATCTTTGGGCCCGTGGCCCGCGAGCTGCGTGACAAGGATTACATGAAGATCCTGTCTCTGGCTCCCGAAGTGCTGTAA